Proteins encoded in a region of the Hyla sarda isolate aHylSar1 unplaced genomic scaffold, aHylSar1.hap1 scaffold_253, whole genome shotgun sequence genome:
- the LOC130323723 gene encoding uncharacterized protein LOC130323723: MDQGGEKRTTGPSPHHFRDTSLRPRHQPQTPTPASDPDTSLRPRHQPQTPTPASDPDTSLRPRHQPQTPTPASDPDTSLRPRHQPQTVTPASDRDTSLRPRQQPQTPTPASDPDTSLRPRHQPQTPTPASDPDTSLRPRHQPQTPTPASDPDTSLRPRHQPQTPTPASDRDTSLRPRHQPQTPTPASDPDTSLRPRHQPQTPTPASDPDTSLRPRHQPQTGP, encoded by the coding sequence ATGGACCAGGGGGGTGAGAAGAGGACTACAGGGCCATCTCCACATCACTTCAGAGACACCAGCCTCAGACCCCGACACCAGCCTCAGACCCCGACACCAGCCTCAGACCCCGACACCAGCCTCAGACCCCGACACCAGCCTCAGACCCCGACACCAGCCTCAGACCCCGACACCAGCCTCAGACCCCGACACCAGCCTCAGACCCCGACACCAGCCTCAGACCCCGACACCAGCCTCAGACCCCGACACCAGCCTCAGACCGTGACACCAGCCTCAGACCGTGACACCAGCCTCAGACCCCGACAACAGCCTCAGACCCCGACACCAGCCTCAGACCCCGACACCAGCCTCAGACCCCGACACCAGCCTCAGACCCCGACACCAGCCTCAGACCCCGACACCAGCCTCAGACCCCGACACCAGCCTCAGACCCCGACACCAGCCTCAGACCCCGACACCAGCCTCAGACCCCGACACCAGCCTCAGACCCCGACACCAGCCTCAGACCGTGACACCAGCCTCAGACCCCGACACCAGCCTCAGACCCCGACACCAGCCTCAGACCCCGACACCAGCCTCAGACCCCGACACCAGCCTCAGACCCCGACACCAGCCTCAGACCCCGACACCAGCCTCAGACCCCGACACCAGCCTCAGACCGGACCATAG